The sequence GCGAAGCTCGATGCTGCTGTTCAAGGTCTGGGTCAAGCGCTTTCCCTGGAGAAAACCGCGCCCGTTTCCAACTGTAGCCTAACGCCGAGAGGTGCTGCCGCACCGTCTGCGGCGTGACCTGGAGGCCGAATTCGGCCTCCAGCACGTCGGCTAACTGACCAGCCGTCCACACTCGGTCTTCGTCAAGTTTCGCGGTGAGCATGGCTTCTTGGACAGC is a genomic window of Deinococcus ruber containing:
- a CDS encoding helix-turn-helix domain-containing protein; this translates as MHREGWAVPRLATHFDRTEQSIHNDLTRFEQHGLRGITDAPRPGRPVKLHAVQEAMLTAKLDEDRVWTAGQLADVLEAEFGLQVTPQTVRQHLSALGYSWKRARFSPGKALDPDLEQQHRASLDTLKKGRWTAN